A genomic region of Saccopteryx bilineata isolate mSacBil1 chromosome 1, mSacBil1_pri_phased_curated, whole genome shotgun sequence contains the following coding sequences:
- the OR52M1 gene encoding olfactory receptor 52M1 codes for MFMSNNACLAPTSFWLTGIPGLESLHIWFSIPFGSIYLVAIVGNITILAVVRVERSLHQPMYFFLCMLAVIDLVLSTSTMPKLLAIFWFGAHNIDLDACLAQMFFVHCFATVESGIFLAMAFDRYVAICDPLHHTSVLTHAMVGRLGLAALLRGVLYIGPLPLMIRLRLSLYRTQIIAHSYCEHMAMVTLACGDTTVNDLYGMGIGFLVLILDSLAITASYVMIFRAVMRLATPEARLKTLGTCGSHICAILVFYIPIAVSSLTHRFGHNVPPHIHILLANFYLLISPILNPAVYAVRTKQIRQRLLHILKAGAQPK; via the coding sequence ATGTTTATGTCTAATAATGCCTGCTTAGCGCCTACTTCTTTCTGGCTCACTGGTATCCCAGGACTGGAGTCTCTGCACATCTGGTTCTCCATCCCCTTTGGCTCCATATACCTGGTGGCCATAGTGGGGAATATCACCATTCTGGCTGTGGTCAGAGTAGAGCGCAGCCTGCACCAGCCCATGTACTTCTTCTTGTGCATGCTGGCTGTCATCGACCTGGTTCTGTCCACTTCTACCATGCCCAAACTGCTAGCCATATTCTGGTTTGGTGCTCACAACATTGACTTAGATGCCTGCTTAGCCCAGATGTTCTTCGTCCACTGTTTTGCCACCGTTGAGTCAGGCATCTTCCTTGCCATGGCTTTTGATCGCTATGTGGCCATCTGTGACCCACTACACCATACTTCAGTGCTCACCCATGCAATGGTGGGTCGTTTGGGCCTGGCTGCCCTCCTCCGGGGAGTACTCTACATTGGACCTCTGCCCCTGATGATTCGCCTGAGACTGTCCCTTTACCGAACCCAAATCATTGCCCATTCCTACTGTGAGCACATGGCCATGGTTACCTTGGCATGTGGTGACACAACAGTCAATGACTTATATGGAATGGGAATTGGCTTCCTAGTATTGATCCTGGATTCATTAGCCATCACTGCCTCCTATGTGATGATTTTCAGGGCTGTGATGAGGCTGGCCACCCCTGAGGCTAGGCTTAAAACACTGGGGACATGTGGTTCTCACATCTGTGCCATCCTTGTCTTCTACATCCCCATTGCTGTGTCCTCTCTTACTCACCGCTTTGGCCATAATGTGCCTCCACATATCCACATTCTTTTGGCCAACTTTTACCTACTCATCTCACCCATCCTCAATCCAGCTGTCTATGCTGTCCGTACAAAACAGATTCGACAGAGACTTCTTCACATTCTTAAAGCTGGGGCTCAGCCTAAGTAA